The following nucleotide sequence is from Drosophila kikkawai strain 14028-0561.14 chromosome 2L, DkikHiC1v2, whole genome shotgun sequence.
CTGTTCTGGTCCCGCTGGAAACAGGAGTACCTGACGCTCCTTCAGCAGCGCTCCAAGTGGCGCACACAGAAGACGGATGTTCAACTCGGTGATGTCGTTCTGGTTAAGGACGAAAACCTGCCCTCCCTCAAGTGGCCACTAGCTCGAGTGGTCAACCTCGTCGCTGGATCCGACAATGTGGCTCGAGTCGCTGTGCTGAAGACCGCCACTGGCCTCATCAATCGCGCAGTTGCTAAGCTGTGTGTGCTGCCGAAGCAGGATGAAGTTGAAAGCCCTTGTCTTCCAACGGGGGGAGAATGTCTGGTTATGCAGCCCGCACCTGGTGACCCAGCggctaaacaacaacaataaatttgcTCTGCGTAGCAAAGCTTTACCTCTCCTCCTGCCTTCTGCATAACATAAACTTTatcactctctcgctctattTGCATAGCTGCCCTTGGCCGTCCGCTAACTGCAGCAGAAATTCTTTTCTCAGTTCGTCTTCGTTTGTCTTCACCTACGCCTGAAAACGAtcagcttaaatatttgcctaTAACCAGTTTCGGACCATTTCGAGTCATAAATATCCGCAGCGGCAATTCGGCTGGCCTGCGCTGATAATTGATAGAAAACTTCGtggcttaataaatattgcatttaatttataacgttTTAAAACAAGTGCGTATTTTTTGGGTCAAAAAGAAATTGGACAATTCGACAGCGATTGAAAAAGCTCAATAGCTCAACACATGGTTTTAATCAGAATCGTTCCTACTGAGATCCCTATTTGATTGTATATTGCCAGGTGTTGAATTTATGTGTAGGTTGAGGTAATTGTAAGTTCTCCAATTgacttttaatatatgtaaagTACAGTCAGGGTTATCGATGGTTGTCAACGTGCCTGCCAGCAGATATGGAGGTGATATTTTTAGAGGTACATCTCTATAGTAAATCACTAGCATCGGAGAAGTAAAACGGGGAAGAAACGGTACGAAAAGCAAGTTGGAGTCAAATCGTCAAGTTGTCACCATAGTCGTCGAGGGATCAAGTTCGAGCATAACAATCGTCGGAAAAGGCGTCAATCAAGTCGTCAATTAGCAGCAGTCGTCAGAAGGAGCCAAAAGTCGCCGTCGCCGTTGATATCATCACCCTAATTCATTGTACATCTTTCTATCATCCagcaattattaattataaaccgGCTTTAATGCCttacatttgggggctcgtccCGGCCTAAAGCCTTAAGTCTGGTCAAATCAGTTGGATACAGAACTTATTGCGACCCGTGCTGAAATTCGAAGCGTCAGTACATCGTCAGGAAAGAACGAGTACATGAGCATTGAGCGACGAAGAGCGAGAGACACAGGAGGGAGCACGCGCCATAACACGATCTCAAACGCGCCACGAAAGGGAAGGTGGAAAAGGAGAAAAACAGCagaaaaaaggaaaccaaTCGGAAATACAAAGTAAGCAAGAAATAAATAACGAGAGTCTTCAACAAATAATCCAGCTACTAACGCTGAAAATTCAAGcgttttaacaattttaaacaaaatgccGAAGCCTATAGCCTGAGTGAACAACAAAAGTATGTACAAGCGAGTGGAAAGATAAAAAAGTTGGCAAAGCAGTTTTTAGATTTGGAAGTAGCTAATACGTTTGCTCAGCTAAAAAACGTGTTAATGGGAGAATTTAAGCGATAAATGAGAAGTGCTGATTTACATGCCCAATTGGGAGTGCggaagaaaaagaaagataAGAGTTTCCAAGAGTATATTTtgataatgaaaaatatagcTGCACAAATATAGCTGTGTCTATTGTCTGGAACTCAATTTTCAAGAAGCTGATCGACGTGAAGCTTGAAAAATGTTATACAGTTTTGCGAGGGCTAGGAAACATACAAAAAAAGCTGCTGGGTACATTTACTGGCACAGTCAACGTGGATGGATCTGAGGTGGAACAAAAATTTGTTGTaattctagaaaaaaaaaacatcgaagAGGACGCCCTACTTGGTTTCGACTTCACATCCAAATTTCGAGTAACGTTGAACGAGGAAGGATTTACGTTCACCAAGGTGTCAGGAAACAGTAAGGACGTCAAATTTCGCAAGTCGAGTAGTCATTGTGAAGAAGGAGGTCTAACAGAATTTGTATTAACTTTCGCCAACTGAACAGAATGGTACCCTTGATGGACGAGGTACTAGAAAAGCTTGAATATGCGAAGGTGTTCATTGTCGTGGATCTCGAGAACAGTTTCCTACATGTACCGATCGAAGAGTCTAGTCGTCGCTTTACTGCTTTTATCACCAAAGAGGGTCTGTATGAGTTTTGCGAAGCACCGTTTGGATTTTGCAACTCGTTCACCGTTTTCAACCATTCTGTCAATGCCATTTTTCAAGATTTGATCAAAGAAGATATCATGGAGATCTACGTCCACGATATAATCATATTTGCTCAAACAAACGGAGAGTGCATAAACAAGTTGAAGAAAGTCCTGCAAGAGGCGACTAAGTATGGTTTGCGTATTAAGTGGAAGAAAtgctaatttaaaaaaaaaaaaggatcaGCTTTTTGGGTCACACAGTGGAGAACGGCAAAATCTGGCCAGGAAAGGAAAAAACACAGGATGTCCAATAGTTCCTAGGACAGACAGGATTCTTCCGGAAGTTTGATCGAGGGTTCGCAGTAATAACTCGACcgcttacaaatttattaaagaaagaCGCcgagtttatttttgaagcCGAACAGATAATCGCAATGAACCAGATAAAGGATATCCTGTCGAACGAACCAGTCCTGCAGCTATATAGCAGAGAAGCACCAACAGAACTACACACGGATGCGTTCATGAACGGGATTCGTGGCATATTAATGCAGAGATTCGAAGGCGAACTTTATCCAGTTTCCATATTGGAGCAAGAAAACCTCAACAGCTGACTCAAAGCGCCACAGTTATATTCTGGAAGTAAAAGCTGCCTACTTAGCCGTCAAAAAGTTCCGCCATTACCTGTTGGGAATCAAGTTCAACTTGCTGACCGATTATgcattaagaagaagaatatACCCAGAGAAGTAGCTAAATGGATTTTGTATCTCGAAGATTTTACATTCCAAGTTGAGCATCGACCAGGAGATAAAATGAAAGACGTCAACAGCTTAAGTCGCTATCCATCAGATGTATTCATAGTAACATTAGAGATATCAGTTCAGATAAAAGTAGCGCACCAGAAAGATAAGTATATCGCAGTAATTCTCGAAATTCTTAGAACCCAGCGCTAAAAGGATTTCCAGCTAAAGGGAGGAATACTATTCAAAGTGGTGGATGGAAACGATGTCATGGTCGTACCTAAATCAATGgaaaatgaattaataaagaaagcatATGATGTTTGTCACTTTGCCCTGCAGAAAACTGTGCATTCCTTGCAGCAACAATTTTGGATTCCGCATATGGAGAAAAAAAGTAGGCCAAGTCATCAGCAACTGCGTGAAATGTATTCTGATAAACAATAAAACCTGAAAGAAAGAAGGTCAGCTGTATTGTATTGACAAGGGAGATAAACAACTGCACACTCTTCATTTAGATCACCTCGGACCAATGGACGCAATGTCAAAGCCGTATCGATTTATCTTTGCAGCCGTGGATGCATTTACCAAGTTGGTTTGGTTATTCCCAAAAAAAGAGCACGGGAAGCGATGAAGTTGTGAAAAAGTTGCAGGAAAGGTATGCAGTTTTTGGCCAGTACGTATCATAAGCGATAGAGGTGTCGCCTTTACTTCCAATTAATTTCAAGAACACGTGACGAAAAATGGAATTAAACATTTGTGGACTACAACAGGAGTTGCAAGAGGAAATTGACAATTTGAGCGTGTAAACAGATTATGCATCTGCAATAATGGCTAAACTGTCCGCTGAAGATCCATCCAAGTGGTATACGTTTGTAGCGCAAGTTTAAGCAGCTATGAACACGCATGTCCTCTGCTCCACAAAGAAAACAGGAGTTTGGGGCAAGGTGACCAAAGTCAGGAAAACGGCGGAGGGCGAGCTCTTAATCGAGCTGAAAAAGTCCTCTGGAGCTTCCCTTACCGCTCTGAAGGAGCAGATTGGGAGTGTGATAGGCGGAAGTTTGCCGATCCGCACTGTGTCGCCGCAGACCATATTCCTAATCCgggacctggacgagctggTAACCAGGGAGGAGCTTACGGCAGAGCTCGCCTCACAGGCTAATCTCCCACCTGGCTCCGTTACACTAAAGATCATCCGCTCTCTCGCAAGTGGAGGCCAAGTGGCAACTTTCTCCGTCTCACAGACAATGGCTGGTTCCATAAATAATCTTGGGACGGTGAAAGTCGGCTGGACGAGGTGTCGCATCAAGATGGTACTATCCCGTCCCAGATGCTTCCGCTGCATGGAGCCAGGGCACATAGCGGCCAGATGCACAAGCACCTCCGACAGGAGGGCAGCCGCCACTGCCGTTCGGTCCGTGAACGCGGTGCCGATGTTGCCGCTATTAGTGAGCCGTACAGGGTAGGCCCTGGCCCATACTGGGCGGTGGACAGCCCTGGCAAAGCTGCCCTGTGAGCATGCGGCTTCACACCTAAGCAAATGGCTGACGTTCGCTCAGAGAGAGGCTTCGTGCGTGCCAAGATGGCAGGCTGGTGGATGTATAGTGTCTACCTGGCACCGAGCATGTCACTCGCGGAATTTGGGGACGCCGTGGATCGGCTAGCCACAGACGCGAGAGGCCACACTCCGTCACTTATAGCCGGTGACTTTAACGCGTGGGCGGTGGAGTGGGGCAGCTCCCTCACCAATGCCAGAGGCAGGACACTGCTCGAGGACTTCTCCACACTCGACGTCACCCTCCTCAACACTGGGGCGCAGCCCACCTTTAGCAGAGCCGGGGCGAGTTCGGTGGTCGACCTCACGTTTGTGAGCTGCTCCAGGGCTAGTCAGTGCACCTGGGTCCTGAGTGACGCCTACACGGAGAGCGATCACGCAGCGGTCCTCACCGCGCTGAACACTCGGCGAGCGCAACCAACACCGCTGCCTCCCCCTCCCTCCCCAGCACGAAGGGGTTACAAGACCGACACTATGGACATCCAATCCTTCGCGGAACACATGCAGAGATTGGAAGCAAACGGCTGTGCAGAGCAGATGGCGGAGTCTGCTATAAACCAGCTGCAAGTCGCATGCGATAACTGCATGACTGCCAAGCGCGTCCACCCTCGTCACAGGGACTCGGTGTACTGGTGGAATCATGGTATTGCCGCGGCCAGAACGGAGTGCATCAAGGCGAgcattggccttccacgtcagcttgctgtcaagtacaatgtcGAGGTATTTGatttgtgttttcggggtcagcctggttttgttaattttcggggggatacATTGctgcaccttgtatctcttggtgaagagaataaggtccgtcttatccgcattgatattgagtcctaccttctccgcccactcacatatctccctgagtgttttttccatgatcgagctgagggtcgatggacagactcccgtgataattatgcttatgtcatccgcataagctgttatctttggtgctttcctctcgaatctcttgattaggtcgtctaccaccagattccatacgaggggcgacagaaccccaccttgcggcgtgcctctgtgcgctcctctcaccatggaagcggtgccccaatatGATTGTACCctccggcaacttagaagattttttatccacaagttgatagcgggggacgagttggtcgcttctaggcgattcATTATTGAGTCCGTTCTAACGTtattgaatgccccggatatgtccacgaacacatattccttattgtttagggctctctcaatggtggctaccaatgaatgtagtgccgtctccactgatttccccttcgtgtaggcgtgctggttggtcgacagttgtctccctacatcgttcctgatgtataggtccagcagcttttccagcgttttaagtaggaatgcggtcaggcttatcggtctgcaCTTTCTTGCTTTGGGCAGGatgacaatccgagaggtcctccattggataggggtatagcccgtgcttaaacaagctgtatatattgcgtagagccatggggtgatcacttccttggtcgccagcagcatggctgggaatattccatctagtcctggggcttttatcctcgcaagggagtctatagcccagtagattctactagaggatattagatcttttgggagatgctcttctccagttgctaggtcctggtgcttatttgcatcgggtacctcagtgcatcctgggaaatgcgcatgtattagtgctgttagggcctcttcgctgccctcagtccactgtccgtcgtcgcgtttgagctgactctgtatagttggctgcttcgatagcagcttccggagtctagccgttttcggtgcagtctctatattggagcagaagtttctccatgagtttttctcaaaaattcgcattcgacctttaTCAAGTGCAGACATGCCTACGGAcaaccgctacgcggggttcattcttgtagtgtttttcatggtaaaaaagtaaattcggaaccctaaactacgtactgtcagttaggccaagccctacagtgcgtatgacatacggtcactagtgcgtgagacgtgtttttgagctgcaaagttcatttatatggtgccacgtgtaacaagctcaaaataatgagcggcgatcaaaagaatgagcgtagaacctctgtaaaccaaagaaacggggctctactgaccgccgacggcacgagagcgcgctcttgctctcccgccctactcattccagctcctacagcTTGgtgctcccaatgccaaaccccactaccaccggcttcgatggaagacgtgCCTACAACAAGCAgggctgcaatttctgcaaacgcagcagaagcaaaaacaactaaaccaaggaccaatattgcaaaatcggtgccaacggccgcagcgccaagttctttggtaacaaaaaccgtga
It contains:
- the LOC138928694 gene encoding uncharacterized protein codes for the protein MAGWWMYSVYLAPSMSLAEFGDAVDRLATDARGHTPSLIAGDFNAWAVEWGSSLTNARGRTLLEDFSTLDVTLLNTGAQPTFSRAGASSVVDLTFVSCSRASQCTWVLSDAYTESDHAAVLTALNTRRAQPTPLPPPPSPARRGYKTDTMDIQSFAEHMQRLEANGCAEQMAESAINQLQVACDNCMTAKRVHPRHRDSVYWWNHGIAAARTECIKASIGLPRQLAVKYNVEIIQMVKPTAGPASLSKNASNTTSTKGLQQITCKLRSLQ